DNA from Hippocampus zosterae strain Florida chromosome 18, ASM2543408v3, whole genome shotgun sequence:
TTAAGGTAGTCCAAAGACTTGGACTGGGTCCTCTTCCCTTTAAGGCGACACAGGGGTAGCGGTGCGTGTACGCCCCTCCCGTGATCCCCTGTCGTCATGGACCTGAGGGAGGTGTCACTCGAACTGGGCATGCGCCGCCTTCGCCGACCGTTAGCAGCAGGAATGTCATAAGGCTGGTAGTAGCGATTTTTGGCTTTAAAGATTCTTGACGAGCGGTGGATGCCCAAATCTAAAGATTTGGAGGCACCTGTCTGGATGGGGCCGTGCCCAGCCTCTGACAACAAACTCTTCTCGGGGGAGCTTTCCGACCATTTGTGCGCCAGTTTGAGCAGCTCCTCGCCTGTTGTGAAGCCCACCAGGTAGTTTGAGTCCATATGGAGGATCTGGTATCCTGCTACAGTACCTCTTATGGGGGAGCATGGCGTGCTGGCACAACGAGGTCTTTCCGCCTCCGCTTTCAACGAAGCTTTGATCTCAGCTGCGGGTAGAATGGAAACGTGAGCCCTCGACACTCCGCTGAGATCCACTTCCATCGTTACAGACCTGTACTGGGGGATGAAATGGAGACAAATATACTTCAATTTAAGGTATTCGGGGAAACTTGGCAGTTGGGGATTCGACATGAGACACCAGTGGAAGACTAAAACATTCCTTTTGCTTTGTCGAAGCCTTAGCTATTATTGGGCATTGCGTAT
Protein-coding regions in this window:
- the macir gene encoding macrophage immunometabolism regulator, with the translated sequence MEVDLSGVSRAHVSILPAAEIKASLKAEAERPRCASTPCSPIRGTVAGYQILHMDSNYLVGFTTGEELLKLAHKWSESSPEKSLLSEAGHGPIQTGASKSLDLGIHRSSRIFKAKNRYYQPYDIPAANGRRRRRMPSSSDTSLRSMTTGDHGRGVHAPLPLCRLKGKRTQSKSLDYLNLDKITIKESSDTEVLQYQLQHLTLRGECMFTRNKT